The genomic region CGACCTCGCGATCGGCTCGCCGGGCGCCACCGTCGCCGGGCAGGCGAGGGCCGGTGCCGTGTCGGTGGTCTACGGCAGCACCAGCGGGCCCAAGAGCTCCACGCGCACCCTCCTGACCCAGAACACGGCCGGCGTGCCCGGCGCCGCCGAGGCCGACGACGCCTTCGGCTCCGCCCTCGCCTCCGCCGACCTGAACACCGACGGCTACGCCGACCTGCTGGTCGGCACGCCCGGTGAGGACGGCAGCGACAGCAACGACGGCACGGTCACCATCGTCTGGGGCGGGAAGTCCGGCCTGTCGGGCGCCCGTTCGCTGTTCAGTTTCTTCAGCACCGACTACGACCGGTACGGCCAGTCCCTGGCCGCGGGCGACTTCGACGGCGACGGTGACGCGGACGTCGCGGTCGGCTCCACCGGCCCGGTCACCCTCTCCCTCGTGGCGGGCCCGATCACCAGGACGAGCGCGTCGAACGGCGGTTCGGGCTCGGGCAACGACTGGTGGTCCTCCGCGACCGGCGTCACGCACCTCTCCTCCGGCGACGTCACCGGCGACGGCCGGCCCCGGGTGGTCCTGCACGGCCGCGCCGTGAACACCGGCGCCGCGACCACCGCCCTCGCCGACCTGAAGATCGGCAACTACGTCGACTGGCTCCAGCGCCTGCCCGCCGGGTCCGTCTCCGCCGTGGGCGACATCGACGGCGACGGCCACGACGACATCGCCGTGGGCAACGACCGGGAGCCGTCCGCCGACCCGGAGGGCGCCCTCGGCGGCCGGGTCACCGTCGTCTACGGCGGACCCGACGGCCGCGACACCGGCCGCGCCCCGCTCGTCCTCACCCAGGACACCGCCGGGGTGCCCGGCGCCGCCGAGAAGGGCGACCGCTTCGGCAGCGACGTCTCCCTCGGCGACATCAACGGCGACGGATTCGCCGACCTGGCGATCGGCGCCGCGGGCGAGAACGCCGCCGCCGGTGCCGTCACCGTGCTGTACGGCTCGGCGTCCGGCCTCACCACCAAGAACGCGGCGTCGTACAGCCAGAACACCGCGGGCGTGCCCGGCGGGTCGGAGAAGGGCGACCGCTTCGGCGAGCGCGTCACGCTCACCGACCACACCGGCGACCGCCGCGCCGACCTGTCCGTCTCCGCGCCGGGCGAGAACGCCGGCGACGGCGCGGTCTGGTCCCTGCGCGCCACCGCCACCGGCCCGACGGCCACCGGCTCCGTCAGCTTCGGCCCGGGCACGACCGGCGTCTCCACGGCCGGCGCGCCGGCCTACGGCACCGCACTCAACTCCTGATCACCCGACTCCCAGGGACTCCACAGATGCGCAAGCGCACCCTCCTCCTGGCCACGGCCACGGTCCTCAGCACCGGCCTGCTCACGGCCCTGCCCGCGACGGCGGCCACCGCCGCGCCCGCCACCGGCCCGACCGCCGACTTCAACGGCGACGGCTACGGCGACGTCGCCTTCGCCGCCCCGTACGCCAAGGTCGACGGCCAGGGCATGGCCGGATACGTCGCCGTGGTCTACGGCGGCGCCACCGGCCTGGACCCGGCCAAGCGGACGGTGGTCAGCCAGAACACCGCCGGTGTGCCCGGTGCCGCCGAGGCCGAGGACACCTTCGGCGACGCGCTCGCGGTGGCGGACCTCAACGGCGACGGCTACACCGACCTCGCGGTCGGCTCCTCCGGCGAGGACGTCGGCACGGACGACGACGGCGGCTCCGTCACCG from Streptomyces chartreusis NRRL 3882 harbors:
- a CDS encoding FG-GAP repeat protein, yielding MRTRITAAVLAAALTPLALTLSAPGAHAATPAAPYDFNGDGRADLAIGSPGATVAGQARAGAVSVVYGSTSGPKSSTRTLLTQNTAGVPGAAEADDAFGSALASADLNTDGYADLLVGTPGEDGSDSNDGTVTIVWGGKSGLSGARSLFSFFSTDYDRYGQSLAAGDFDGDGDADVAVGSTGPVTLSLVAGPITRTSASNGGSGSGNDWWSSATGVTHLSSGDVTGDGRPRVVLHGRAVNTGAATTALADLKIGNYVDWLQRLPAGSVSAVGDIDGDGHDDIAVGNDREPSADPEGALGGRVTVVYGGPDGRDTGRAPLVLTQDTAGVPGAAEKGDRFGSDVSLGDINGDGFADLAIGAAGENAAAGAVTVLYGSASGLTTKNAASYSQNTAGVPGGSEKGDRFGERVTLTDHTGDRRADLSVSAPGENAGDGAVWSLRATATGPTATGSVSFGPGTTGVSTAGAPAYGTALNS